The Mesoterricola silvestris sequence GGAGGATGCGCAAGTTGCTGAGGGCAGCCGGCGTCTGGACGGAAGCCGCGGGCACGGCCCGGGAGGACGGCGACACCCGGGTGTTCGGGAAGCGCAGGACGGCTTCTGTCCCTGAACCTGGTTGGCTGAACAATTCGAGCGTGCCGTCGTGGGCTTTCATGGTGCCATACGCCATCGCCAAGCCCAGTCCGGTCCCCTTCCCCTTGGGTTTTGTGGAGAAGAAAGGCTCCATGGCCTTGGCCAGGACGTCCGCCGCCATGCCCTCTCCCGTGTCCTTCACCCGGAGTTCCTGGCCGCCGTCCTCGGTCGGCCGGGTGGTGATGAGGAGGTCTCCCCCGTGGGGCATGGCATCGATCGCGTTTACGCAAAGGTTCATGATCATATGGCTCAGGGCTCCGCTATCACCGCGGAGGGCGTCCATCCCTTCCTGGAGGTCCATGCGGAGCTGAACCCGGTTCAACGTCGTACGGCTGAGCAGGTGGCTCATTTCCATCACGAGGTCGTTGAGATTGAAGAGTTGCTCCTCCTGCAGGTTCTTGTGGGCAAAATACAGGAGGCTTTTGACGACGTCCCTCCCGCGCAGGCAGGCCCCCATGATGGTGTCGAGACTCTTGGCGGAGAAGGAAGGCGCTTCGGCCCCCTCCCGGAGGGCGGAAGCAAGGCCCAGGATGGCCCCCAGCACGTTGTTCATGTCATGCGCCACCCCGCCGGCGAGACTGCCTAGGCTTTCCAGTTTCTGGGACTGCTGGAGTTGGGCTTCAAGGGCACGGCGCGCCTCTCCTTCCTCAAGCTGCCGGGTGATGTCCTCCTTGAGGGCGATGTAGTGGCTGATGACCCCGTTCGTGTCCCGGACGGGGGCCACGGTGGCACGCTCATGGAAAGGCTCCCCTCCCTTTTTCAGATTCTGGAATTCCCCGACCCAGACGTCGCCCCGGGTCAGGGTCTCCCACATCTCCAGGTAGTGCTCCGGCGGCGTGGTGTGGGATTTCAGAATGCGCGGGTTCTGACCCAGGGCCTCCGCTGGGGAATAGCCGGTGACATGAGTAAATCTCGGGTTCACGTACTGGATCGTTCCGGCGGGATCGGTGACGACCACGCAGAGCGGGCTTTGCTCCACCGCCACCGAGATCAGGCGCAGGGTCTCCTCGTCCTTCTTTTTTTCCGTGATGTCCTGAATGACCCCGACGAGGTTGACCGGGTGGCCTTCAGCATCCCACTCGAACTCGCCCTGACCATGGACCCAGCGGCGAACGCCGTCCGAAGGGCGGACCACGACGTAATCCAGATCGAAGACTTCCTTCTGGTCAATGAGCCTTGCGATATAGGCCTGCATCTGGTCGCGAAATTCAGGGGCGATGAGTCCGAGCCAGCCCTGCAAGGTTCTTAGATACTCAGGTCCGATCCCGAATATCCGGTCCAGGAAGGAACTACTGACCCAACGATCTTGCAGGAGGTCCCACTTGTAGGTCCCGATCCCACCTGCTTCCTGAGCCTTCACGAGGAATCGCTCGCTGGCCATCAGCGCCTCCTCCCCCTCCCGTCGCAGCCGTTCGCTCTCGAGGTTGTCCAGAGCATAGGAAAGGTCCATGGCTACTTTCGAGAGCAGCTCGATTTCCCCTTGTCCGAAAATATCCCGCTCGTTGGAATAGACGGCGATGGCTCCGCGCTCGGAGCCCCCCTGAGAGATGGGAAAAGCGGCCGCGGAGGCGAATCCTGCTCCGGTTTTCTCCCCCGAATCGAGCGCCAGCATTCCCTTAATATCATTGGAGACGCTGGGCTGCCCCCGCCGGATGGCCGTCGCCATGGGTTCCAGGTCCCCTGGCGCGTCCTCGCAGCCCAGGGGTGCGCCGAAGGATCCGGCGATGCCGATGCGGCCGGCTCCGGGCTCCTCCCACCCGATCCGCGCGAAAAGGAATCCTCCCTGTTCCACGAGCGTTTCACAGATCTTCGAGAAGAGGTCCTCCCGGGAATCCGTCCAGACAATTGTATGGTTCACCTGGCCAAGTGCAGAATAAAGCCGGTTCATGCGCCGGAGCTCATGTTCCTGCGCGAGGCGTTCCGTGATATCTCGAACGAACGTGATGACGATGGGCTCCCCCCCGACATGCACTACCCGGGCGCTGACCTCCGCCTGAAATGTCGTCCCGTCCTTTCGCACGTGGGAAGTCTCGAACCGGATCGCGCCCAGGGTATTCAACCGGTCGAATTGCCATTGCGCACGTTCGAGCGTATCCGCCGAGCGCAACTCCATGACACGCATTTTCTTCAGTTCTTGAAGCGTATAGCCATAGAACGCCAGGGCCCGGGAATTGGCCTCTTGGATCCACCCATCGGAATCCATGATGAGAATGATGTCGTTGGCCTCCCGCATGAGCCATTCGAACCGCTGAGACAGGTCCAACTGCTTGCGCACCATCTCTGCATCATGATGACGGACCATCAAACCCAGTCCCGTGGCCACGATCACCACCATGCCGATCAGAACCACGCCCCCCAGCCAGATCTGCCGCCGAAGAGGAGCGTATATTTCGGCCTCGTCCACCTTGGCGACCAGGCTCCAGGGCGTCCCCTTGATCCTGCTCAAGGCCGCGAGAACAGGCTCTCCGCGATAGTCCTTTCCAGCAACGATCTGGGGGGCCCCAGGGGCCGCGGCCAAGGACTCTGCCGTGAACATCCCATGCAGAGGCATGCGCAGACTCATGGGTGGGTCGGCCCGGTGCCGGAGCTCATTGAGAAAGAGCAGGTCGCTGCCGTCCTGCCTGACCAGCAGGGCTTCGGAACTGCTGCTGGGGGTAGGCCAGGCGCGGATCAGGGGGAACAGCAGTTCCTGGGGATCGATCATCAGCAGCAGGGTCCCCTCAGCCTTGCCGCCGGGCGTGGGGCTAGCTCCAATGGGCACCCACAAGCTCAGATGAAGGTCCGGACTGCCGGGGTGCTGATGGATGTCCCGGATGAAGGCATCCTTGGAACGTAACGCCTGAGCGAGTTCGAAAGGGTCCAGGTCATCGACCGGAATCCCGGCCCCGGCGGGTGCGGATAACCGCACGCGTCCTTCCGCATCGAAAAGGACTACCCGCCGGTAGGTCCCCTTCTGCAGCTCTTCCATCCAGGCAAGGAGTTGGGAGGAAGGGGGTGCTTGGGGCGAACCCTCAAGGAACCACCGGAGGGGTTCCTGAATCAGTGCGGAATGGGATCGCCTCTCGGCGGCGGTCCGCCTTTCGGCGAACCATGACTCGATCTGGCGGGATTTGAACGTGGCGATGGTCGCAAGCTCGGCCTGCACGTGGCTCCGGGTTGCCTTGAGCTGGCCGCGCAGGAAGAATGATCCGCCGGAAAGGACGAGTACCCCGAGGAGGAGGAACATGGCCAAAGGACCGGTGGCGAACCACAGCGATGTGGAGAGGTTGCCTCTACCGGGAATGAATCCGAACACGGCCAGGGGCCAAGTATCGAAGCCGGCCACCAGCATCAGGACGATGCCCAGAGTCACGGAACACAGGGCAGAAGGAAGCGACATCGGAATATTCTGCGACTCGTACAACAGGGGGGCCCCAGCCGCATAACTGACCAGCACCACGGTCCCGATCACCAGAGGTATCTGGGCAAGGACAGATGCGGCCTGGCGCTGAGACCAACCAGGGGTGGAGGACCTCAGTCTGACCAGGGCTGAACAGGCGCCAAAGGACAGGACAATTCCGGTGAGCAGTGAGGTCGGTCGCCCAGGCATGCCGGCGGAAATGGGGCCGGGATGGTGGCCGCCAAGACGCCACGCCACAAGAAACAGTCCGGCCACCAGGACACCAAGGGTCAGTAAGGCGGCCAACCTCCGCGGCAATGGATTCTTGCTTCTCATGGCCCCGAGCGGCAAGGCGAGGCCGAGGACGAACATGAGGATGGCGCCCGGCACGGACATGGGGATCAGTCCTTGTCCCAGAGCCGCAGCGTCCCTGATTCCAAGGAATTCGCCCGCGAGGGCCAGGGCGGAGATTCCGCAGATCGCAATGCAGAGCGCGACAACAGCGTGCCGAGTCAGTTTTCGGATAACCACATGGTTGCTCATCAAACAGCCTTGTTGGAGCCGGTCTGGTTGGGTCTTGTCAATGGACCGAAGCAGCACTTCCCGGTCGAGTAGTTCGAATTCTCTAATAACCGACATTCTTACGGCGACGGAATCCGGGAGGTAAGGTCACCAATGGGAGATGAGATTCTTCAGCCTTACAGGTTGAAGGAAGGAGCCGGTATCCGTGGGTAAAGGTTTTTTCATTGGGCGAGAATGTGACACCAGTCACGGGCGGATCGCGCTCCCCGCGATGGATGTGGGTTTTCATGAGTCAGCACCAAGGAGGATGAAAAGCCAATTCCGGATCATGGAGGGAGTGGTCCATTGCCGAGGGCGACAACCATGGGTCCATCGCGATGGGGCCTTAGTGCGCATTAAGGTCGGCCCCCACGCATTCGCCAGGAAAGAAGTGGCCGTACGCAAGCGTATCTATGGCGTTGAGAAGGGCGTGTCGTGGGACCAAGCAGTCGCCTCTCCCATACCGCGTAGTAGGGTCTTGCCGGGGCGCTCAGATTGGAGGCTCTTCGCAGGTCCCATTCAGCGTTCAGGCCATTTAAGCCCTTCACCCACTCATACCCCCGCCACATTTTGGAGCATTTTGTGGAGCACGCCCACCCACGAGCAAGGCCAGTGCCGATAATAAACAAGGACACCCTTGATTTCTCAAGGGTGCTTGCTGGTAGGGCCAACGGGATTCGAACCCGTGTTATCGCCGTGAAAGGGGGCTGCTTTCGGTGCGCTCAAACCTCCGCTCTGCGTGGGACAGGCTCCACCCGTTAGGTTTCGATCAAGCCCAACCTCATCAAATACCCAACAAGTTCCTTCACTGCTTTTCCATTTCCGCCTGGATTTAGGTCCGAGCCCAGCCCTTCTTCGGGGTCCATGATCGCAGCACACAACTGGCTGGCCTTGCAGGCCACAAGGAACTGATCCTCCGGAGTCCAGGCCCCCTCCCCTGCCAGATCCGGGTTCATCGCCGCCCGGAGGGCCTTGGCCTCGCGCCTGACCCCGTCAGGGAGGGTCTCCAGGCGTTCCGAAAGGTGCGCTAGGAGGTCCCGGGCGTGGTCCACCACTTCCTGGAGCATGCCCTTGGCGTGGACGCCTGCCTTCGAACGAATAGGCCGGAAGGGTTGGGCCGCGCCCCCCTCCGCCGCGTTGATGCCCCGGGTCGCGATGATGGCTTCCGCCTTCAGGTGGGTCTCCTTGGTCACCACGTGCATGTACCTGTTCGCCGATTCCAGGCTTTCCCAACCCATATAGGCCTGCACCTCGCCACGGTCCATGCCCGAGCGGAGGAGGTCGGTGGCCATCGAGTGGCGCAGGTCATGGAGACGGGTCTCCTTGGGCAGGTCCAGTTGGTCCCGGATGGCGTCCCAGGTGCCCTGGATGTTGTCCCAGTGTTTTTCCGGTTGGAGATGGCTGGGGAAGACCCACCCCTTCTTGGGCTGGCCCGCGGTTTCCCAGAGCCGGGTCAGGAGGGTACAGGCCGGCGACGTGATGCGGATATGCTTCGTACGGGCCACCCGGGGCCTTTTCGCCCCGTACTTCGTGACCTTGATGCTAATGGTTCCCAGTTCGAAATGGACGGAACTCCAGTCCAGTTTCAGGGCCTCCCGGTGACGTAAGCCTGTATGGAAGATCAGGTCGATGGCGTCCAGCGCAGTGCCGGCGAACTGCTTCTCGGCCCGGGAATAGGGCTTGCACCGGCTTTCCTGGGCTTCCAGGAAGGCGCGGAGGCTGAGAAGCTCGTGGCGATCCAGATAGACGAACTCCTCATTTTCCTGCTCCAGCGTGATGGCCTTGCAAGGGTTGTGGTCCAACCCCTGGCGCTGGTCGGGCTTTTTCTTCAACTGGTAACGGAACAGGCCGGATAGCATCGCCACGATCCGGTTCGCCTGGACAGAGGAGGGGGCCGACTTTACTTCGACGAAATTGATCTTCCGCCGGCGGGAGTAGCGAATGCCCCCCTTGCTCACGTTCTTCTGGATCTCCTGGATGTGGGACAACTCCACCTGGGAAAGCTGGAGCAGCTTGAAGGTTCTGGGGATGAACCGTTCCCAGAAGCGCTGGTACCGGGCCTGGGTGGATTCCGCCAAGCCAGTGGGCCAATAGTTCTCCTTCCACTCCTGGAAAAGGTCGTTCACGGTCGCCAGGGAAACATCCTGGCGATGCGCGTAGGGGTCCTTCCCGAGCCGGACATTCTCATCGATCTTCTGGGCCTCGCTCCTGGCCATGACCGCCGTCATGATGCCGAAACGTCCAATCCGGAAGTATTTCTCCTTCCCGTCGACGGCGATGGTGTAGCCGAAGATCTTGGGCACATCGTCGTGCTCGTCGGGCGCGTACACGCGCACCGAGAACCCGGCGATCCGGGTATCGCGCATCCAATAGTCCTTCTTGCCCGCCGGGGGCCGGGGCAGGGCTTCAACGAAGGCATCGGTCAACTGGGCCCGCCGGGGCTTGTTCCAGGTCGCCCCCTTCCCCTTTGCCCCCCTGCCCCCGAAGGGGATGCCCCTGTGACCCGCACCCAGAGCCGTTTTCACCGCCATTTCGCCCTCCGCGAACCAGCCTGATTTAGCGTAGGGTCTTAGCGTAGGGTTTTCAAGCTTGTAAGTGCCCTTTTTGGGCATTGACTTTGGCAGTCAGACGCCCAGGGGTCAACTCTCCAGCGTTTTCCTAAACGGCTTGTTTAGTTTGCTTATATGGGCTATAAAAGCCATTCTGAGACACTCGGTTTTCAATAGAGCTAGGGTCTCATAATCCCTAGGTCGACAGTTCGAGTCTGTCTCCAGCCACCACCACGAAAGCCCCGTGAACAGTGAGTTCCCGGGGCTTTCCTTTACCACCTCTTTCAATCAACCCTGGCGCCGCTCCTTCTCTCCGACCTGTTCTCCATGGCCCATTCGACGCTCCGGGCGTCCCCGAGCAGGATCACCTGACGCCGCGCCCGGGTGATTCCCGTGTAGAGCAGGTCCCGCGTCAGGGCTGGATGGTCGCCAGCGGGCAGGACCATGGCGATGCGGTCGTACTCCGACCCCTGGGCCTTGTGCACGGTCATGGCGTAGCTCAGTTCGATCTGCGTCCGGAGGGCGTCCACGGGGAACACCTTGTGATCCTTGCCGGCCTCGAACACGACGCCCTGCCTCGGTTCATCCCCGAACCGCACCCGCACCACGATTCCCTGGTCGCCGTTGTAGATGCCGCGCCGGTAGTCGTTGGCGGTCATCATCACCGGCTCCCCGGCATGGAAGGGCACATCCTTCCGCAGGCCCGCGCCGGTCACCTGGTGCATCCACGTGTGCAGGGCCTGGTTGATGCCCTCCATGCCGCGCAGGTTGGCGGCCTCGCGCAGGGCGCAGAGGATCCGGGCTTTCTTGTGGTGTTCCAGGAGGGCGTGGAGGGCCTCGGTGTCGCCCCTGCCCCAGCCCGCGGGGCCGTGGCTGTATTCGCGGTTGGCCAGGGTCTGGAAGGAATCCAGGGCGAGCACGACCTCCTGGAACCAGCGGTCCAGGAAAAGGCGGAGACCTTGGTCGCCGGGCTCCCAGCGTTCCACGCCCCAGCCCTTCCACGCGTCCAGGCTGTCCAGGACGCGCACGCCTTCGGGTTCGGCGGTCCTGCCTTCCTCCAGCAGCGCGTTGGCCACGTCCAGGATATTGGCGCCGGCCTCGTCGCCGTTGGCCATGCGGTGGTTCTCGCGGAGCCAGCTGGTGCAGTCCCCCTGGGTGGCCACGAGGTCGCGGAAGGCGCTGCCGGGCTCGACGCTGGGGAGCTGGCGCGCATCGCCCAGGAGGATGATGCGGGCGCCGGGGGCCAGGGCCTGGAAGAGCCGCTCCATCATCTCCTGGCCGATCATGGACGCTTCGTCCACGATCACGACCTGGGCGGCGAGGGGGGAACCTGCGCCATGGCGGAAGGTCTCGGAGGCGGGATGCCAGCCCAGGAGACGATGCAGGGTGCGGCTTTCGGGGAAGTGCTTGAGCAGGGCTTCCACGACCTCGTCCCGCACCCGTACCTTGTTCAGGGCGAGTTGGATGGCCTCTCCCATGCGCTGGGCGGCCTTGCCGGTGGGGGCGGCCAGGGCCACGGACTCCAGGTGGACGCCCTGGTGGAGCAGGGCGCGCAGGATGGCCACCACGATCGAGGTCTTGCCGGTGCCGGGGCCGCCGGTGATGATCGCCAGGGGGCGGGACAGGGTCCGGGTCACGGCTTCGCGCTGGGCCGGGTCCAGGGGGACGGGGTCGGTGAAGATGCCCTCGGGGACTTCCCCGGGAGCGTCCACGGTCCGGGCGCGCACCTCCCGGACCCGGGCCGCGAAGCGCGCCTCGGAGCCGTGGAGGCGCCCGGAGCAGAGCCACGCGCCGTCGATGAGCAGGGGCTTCGGGGGGGCTGCCTCCCCTGCCCTGCCGATGAGGGTCGCGAGACGGTCGTCCCCGGCCAGGCGTTGAAGGTCCAGGTCGGCGCGGTCGAAGGCCTTGAGCAGCTCTTCGGCGGGGCCGCCGGGGCCGGGCTCCAGGGGCATGCGGGTGTGGCCCTGGGCCTGGGCGGCGAGGAGGGACAGGGCCAGGAGGATCACGTCCCGGCGCAGGGGCTCGTCCACCTCGGGGATGCGGGCCAGCTCCAGGGCGTGGATGGCGTGGGTCTCATCCAGGTTGAGGGCGCGCAGGGTCCGCTGGATGCCGAAGGGGAGGAGGTGGCGATCCGGGTGGCGGTCCAGGACGGAGGCGAGGGTCTCAGGCATGGCGGCCTCCTCCGGCGTGGGCGGGGATCAGGGACTCCACGTCCAGGCGGCGCAGCTCGTCCTCCCACCGCTGGACCTGGGTCCAGGTGGGGCGGGTGGTCCACACGCCCTCCTCCGGGAGCCCGCGGAGGAAGACGTAGAGGAAGCCGCCGAAGCCGGCCTCGTACGTGGCCTCGTCCCCAAAGCCCAGGAAACGGCAGGCGGTGACGGTGTAGGCCATGAGCTGGAGGCGGTATTTCTCCTGCACCGCCGCCCCGAGGGTTTCCGGGTCGAAGGCCGGGGATCGGTCGGTTTTCCAGTCCAGGACGTACGCGCGCCCCTGCCACTGGAAGAGCACGTCCATGGAGCCGTTCAGGAGATCCTGCCGGCCGGGGTACGGGGTCAGGAAAGCCAATTCCCGGAGCACGTGGCCGGCCTGGGCCAGGACGGCGGCGGTGCCATCCGGCAGCGGCAGCGGCCCGTTGAGGGCATGCCAGGCCCACCGGGCCACGTGGGTCAGGGCTTCGCGGGGAATCTCCCGCAGGAGGGCCTGGATGGCGGGGTCCTGGCGCCAGGCTTCGAAGGTCCGGTTCCCGAAGCTGTCCAGGGGGATGACCTCCAGGAGGTCGTGCACGAGGGTGCCCAGGCGGGCGCCGCCGGAGGGGCCGTCGCCGGGGGTGGGGGTGTAGCCCATTTCGGTGCGCTCCTCGGCGTCGGCGGGGTCCCTGCGCTCGCGGAGGCCCCGCTCCAGGGACGTGTAGGAGAAGGACCAGAGGGGGCGGCCCGCCTGGGCAAGTGCGGCGAAGTCGGGCTCGGCCGCGGGTTCCGGCAACTGGGGGTTCCAGGTGGCGAGGCGGGCCTGGACGGGCGGCGGCGGAGGGGGTTCCGTCCCGGGGGGCGGAATCCGGCGGAAGGCGGGGTGCGGGACGGGCTCCGCCTCGCCGGGCAGCAGGTTCCGCAGGCGGCGGTTGACGCAGCCGTAGGGGCCCTTGGGATCGCCTTCGGGGTGGAAGGAGCGGTTGCCGCCCCTGGCCGGGGGGGCCGGGGTGAAGTGGGGCAGGATGAGCTGGCCCTTGGCGCGGGTGAGGGCGACGTAGAGGAGGCGCTCCCATTCCTCCACGTCCTCGCGGGCGATGGCGTCGGCGATGGCGCCGGGGGCGCCGTCCTTGCCGCCCACCCAGACCTGGCGGCGCAGGGCCTCATCGTGGTAGCGGTAGGCGGCGCCGCTGCTCCGGGGGGTGGAGATCCCGCCGTAGACCGCCACCACCACGGCCTCCAGGCCCTTGGACTTGTGCATGGTGAGGATCTGCACGGCGCCCCCTTCGCGCTCCAGGCGCTGGACGTCGCCGTCCTCCACGGCGGGGCGCTCCAGTCCGTCGATCCAGCGCTGGAGGACGGTGGCCAGGTCGCGCAGGGTGCCGTGGCGGCGCACGGCCTCGGCCAGGAGGAGCTCGGCCAGATGCTGGACGTTGGTGAGGACGCGTTCCCCCTCCTCCAGGAAGAGGAGCCGCTGGGTGACGCCGCTCTCGCTGAGGATGCGGGCGAAGAGGTCGCCGTAGCGGCGCTCCCGGGCCAGGTCACGCCAGCCATGGAGGCGGCGCAGGATGGGGTGGGTCTCGGGCAGTTCCCGGCAGGCTTCGGTCTCGGCGAAGGTGAGCCCGAAGAAGGGTCCCAGCAGGGCCCGGCCCCGGGCGCCCTCGTCCAGGGGGGCGTCGATGGCCACCAGCAGGTCGCGCAGGGCCTTCGCCTCCTCCGTGCCGAAGAGACCCTCCTGCTTGAAGAACGCGTAGGGCACGCCGGCGCCCCGGAGGGCTTCGGCCACCTGCAGCCCTTCGGCGGCGGTGCGGGTCAGCACGAAGATGTCCTCGGGCCGGATGGGGGCGGCCTTGTCGCCGCGCCCGAAGAGGGGCGGTGCCTCCAGGGTTTCGCGGAGCACCTGGGCCAGGCGCCCGGCGAGTTCCTTCCGGGCTCGCGCGGGCTTGTCGCCGGGCGTCTCCAGGACGCGGATGGCGGGCAGCGGCGTCCCGTCCGGGCCGGTGAGGGCCAGGTCGCGCTTGCCGCAGGCCACGGCGCCCTTCCAGAGGCCGGCATTCCCCTCGGTGAAGAAGGGGCTTCCCGGGGCGCCCTCGAAGACCTGGCAATAGGCCTGGATGAGGGGCCCGGTGGAACGGAAGTTGGTGTCCAGCACCTCGGGGTCCCGGCCGGTCCTTGCTTTGACCTCCTCCACGGCCCGGAGGTAGGTGGGCAGGTCCCCGCTGCGGAAGCCGTAGATGGCCTGTTTGGGATCGCCCACGAGGATGAGGCGCTGGCCGGGGCCCTCCAGGAACACCCGGCGGAAGATGTCCCACTGCAGGTGGTCGGTGTCCTGGAACTCGTCGATGAGGGCCACCTGGAACCGCTCCCGGAGGCGGTCCACCATGGGGCTGCCCTGGGGACCCAGGAGGCCTTCGTGGACCAGTTCGATCATGTCGCCGAAGTCGAAGAAGCCCTGGTCGCGCTTGTAGGCGGAAAGGGCGTCCCGGAGCGGCGGAAGGTAGCGCGCGCCGGCCAGGGCCAGGAAATCCCTGGCCAGGACGGCGCAGGTGCCGGCCAGTTCGCGCAGGCCCGGGTGGGCGGCGCCCTTGCCAAGGTAGTCCCGGAGGAGAACGAGCTTTTCCCGGCGCCTGTCCTGCCAGAGCAGGTCCGGGAAGCCGGAGGCCTTGTGCTCGGGCACGATTTCCAGCAACACCTCCAGGCGCTCCTGGAGGTGGTGGACCTGCGCCAGGCTGTAGCCGCCCTGGGCCAGGGCCGCCACGCGGGGGCCCTGGGTGCGCTTCTTGGGGTCCTTGACGGAACGGTAGAGAAGGATCTCCTCCAGCAGGGCGCGGGCTTCGTCCAGGTCGCAGCGGTCCAGGACGCCCTGGAGGTCGTCCAGGCCTTCCTGGTACAGGGCGTCCTTCTCCTTGAGGAGCTGCCGGAGGAAGTCGGCCAGCTGGGGCAGGCCTCCGGCGGCGTCCAGGACGCGCTGGAAAAAGGGCGTCTCCCCGCCCACGGCGAAACGGGTGCGGACGAGGTTCTTGAAGACGTGGTCAAAGGCCTCCTCGGCGCTCACCTGCTCCTGGGTGAAGAGCCGGCCGCTCTCGAAGGCGCCGTCCTGGAGCACCTGCTGGCAGAAACCGTGGATGGTGGAGATGCTGGCGCGGTCGAAGGACAGGAGGGCGGCGCGGAGCGCGTCCAGCTCCTTTTCGCCCAGGTCCCAGCAGGATTCGGCGGTGGGGTCGTCCACCTCGAGATCCACCAGCTCCTGGAGTTTGGCGCGGATCCGGGTGCGGAGCTCCTGGGTGGCCTTCACGGTGAAGGTCACCACGAGGATCCGCTCCAGGGGGATGCCCTTGAGGACGAGGTCCACCACGAGGTGCTCGATGGTGAACGTCTTCCCGGTGCCGGCGCTGGCCTCGATGACGCAATGGGCGTCGCCGAGGCGCTCCAGGACGGGCGGTCTGGGATGGCGGAGGGTCATTTCGGCGCCTCCTGGGGCGCGGTCTGGGCGAGGAAGGCCCCCAGGCGCCGCCGCACCAGGGCGCCGGGATCCCCGGGGGGCGGGAAGCGGGTGGGATCGGGCACGGGGCCGTAGAGGGTGCTGAAGCTCCCGCCCTTGTCCCCGTCCATGTCCAGACGGTCCTTGACGAATTCCCGGATGGCCCGGGGGGTGATCTGGAGGGGGTCCTCCGCGGCGAGGACGGCCTCGATGGGCAGGAGCACCGCGTGGTCGCCGGTGAGGAGGTCCACGACCCAGGTGCCGAGGATGGCCTCGGCCTCCGCCTTCCCGACGGGGGGGAAGGTGAAGGTGAAGGCGCCCCCCTCCCCGAAGAGGAGCCGGGCTTCGCGGGGAACCGGGGGCTCCCCGAGACAGGCCAGGGCCAGGTGGTCCAGGTAGGCCCTGAGGGCTTTCTTGCGGTAGGAGGCGAACCCCTCCTTCCTGGGGGCGCCCGACTCCAGGAGGAGGGAGGCTCCCGGGAGCTGGGGCTGGAGATCGCCGCCCAGTTCCACGGTCAGGTCGCGGGTGCCCACCCTTATCTCCAGGCGGATGGGCGGAAGGGACCGGTCCGCGCGGGCCTTCGGGTTGCGGCCCGGGCCCAGGCGCCAGGAGGCGGGCTGGGCGCCCTCCAGGCC is a genomic window containing:
- a CDS encoding UvrD-helicase domain-containing protein; this encodes MTLRHPRPPVLERLGDAHCVIEASAGTGKTFTIEHLVVDLVLKGIPLERILVVTFTVKATQELRTRIRAKLQELVDLEVDDPTAESCWDLGEKELDALRAALLSFDRASISTIHGFCQQVLQDGAFESGRLFTQEQVSAEEAFDHVFKNLVRTRFAVGGETPFFQRVLDAAGGLPQLADFLRQLLKEKDALYQEGLDDLQGVLDRCDLDEARALLEEILLYRSVKDPKKRTQGPRVAALAQGGYSLAQVHHLQERLEVLLEIVPEHKASGFPDLLWQDRRREKLVLLRDYLGKGAAHPGLRELAGTCAVLARDFLALAGARYLPPLRDALSAYKRDQGFFDFGDMIELVHEGLLGPQGSPMVDRLRERFQVALIDEFQDTDHLQWDIFRRVFLEGPGQRLILVGDPKQAIYGFRSGDLPTYLRAVEEVKARTGRDPEVLDTNFRSTGPLIQAYCQVFEGAPGSPFFTEGNAGLWKGAVACGKRDLALTGPDGTPLPAIRVLETPGDKPARARKELAGRLAQVLRETLEAPPLFGRGDKAAPIRPEDIFVLTRTAAEGLQVAEALRGAGVPYAFFKQEGLFGTEEAKALRDLLVAIDAPLDEGARGRALLGPFFGLTFAETEACRELPETHPILRRLHGWRDLARERRYGDLFARILSESGVTQRLLFLEEGERVLTNVQHLAELLLAEAVRRHGTLRDLATVLQRWIDGLERPAVEDGDVQRLEREGGAVQILTMHKSKGLEAVVVAVYGGISTPRSSGAAYRYHDEALRRQVWVGGKDGAPGAIADAIAREDVEEWERLLYVALTRAKGQLILPHFTPAPPARGGNRSFHPEGDPKGPYGCVNRRLRNLLPGEAEPVPHPAFRRIPPPGTEPPPPPPVQARLATWNPQLPEPAAEPDFAALAQAGRPLWSFSYTSLERGLRERRDPADAEERTEMGYTPTPGDGPSGGARLGTLVHDLLEVIPLDSFGNRTFEAWRQDPAIQALLREIPREALTHVARWAWHALNGPLPLPDGTAAVLAQAGHVLRELAFLTPYPGRQDLLNGSMDVLFQWQGRAYVLDWKTDRSPAFDPETLGAAVQEKYRLQLMAYTVTACRFLGFGDEATYEAGFGGFLYVFLRGLPEEGVWTTRPTWTQVQRWEDELRRLDVESLIPAHAGGGRHA